A window of Eubacteriaceae bacterium ES3 contains these coding sequences:
- a CDS encoding sigma 54-interacting transcriptional regulator, whose translation MEEKNMIIWKQLHASSEARKSLPPDLQQDWEDAVSQGLDPYDVRPAKISLEEQKKARKKTNELLVYAETMATALAISDKGDENYCALMFGVDGVLVKIYANEKIESWIKGIGIERWTRWSQAEIGPNVFSNGMRQNGVSVLSGEQCYARFTLDSMWYFSPIKAADGMVFGGLALLCEDKYASPIYTSLLIAVSKGIELNFHWFDMMEHFTDGTEGMGFMTIDQSGKEERIMTVSKEIFTMLKLSYDPYQYHYAKLEHLVDPLPANKEFWSIIQGRKHISDRIVSFSCRGKIAEACISTSKYIAPDIHTDAMVVVFSSLGRIQKLASKQTGSVARYTFQTVIGQDKGFLETVEMAQRAAESNSNILLLGESGTGKDVLSQAIHNQSYRRKGPFVAINCASFSRDLIASELFGYEEGAFTGARRGGSLGKFELANNGTLFLDEIGDMPLDLQAVLLRTLEERSIMRVGGSKMIDVNVRIIAATNKNLQEKIKKGLFREDLFYRLGVVRITIPPLRQRGADVVLLAQQLSKNICQRQGRLPINLTNDAIVFLQEYQWPGNIRELRNLLEGIISTQNSDVINADQIIRFLNFENEDSDSVPTSGYQPEKLRIIEALEANRGNRSKAADAIGMSRSTFYRRLREYELIK comes from the coding sequence ATGGAAGAAAAAAATATGATTATATGGAAACAGCTTCATGCATCGAGTGAAGCCCGAAAAAGTTTACCTCCGGATTTACAGCAGGACTGGGAAGATGCCGTTAGCCAAGGCCTGGATCCTTATGATGTGCGGCCGGCAAAAATATCTTTGGAGGAACAAAAAAAAGCCAGAAAAAAAACTAACGAATTACTGGTTTACGCTGAAACGATGGCCACTGCCCTGGCGATTAGTGACAAGGGCGATGAAAATTATTGTGCACTGATGTTTGGGGTTGATGGTGTTCTGGTAAAGATTTATGCCAATGAAAAGATAGAAAGTTGGATTAAAGGCATAGGGATTGAACGCTGGACCCGGTGGAGTCAGGCGGAAATTGGACCCAATGTATTCTCGAATGGGATGCGGCAAAATGGAGTTTCTGTTCTTTCAGGGGAGCAGTGTTACGCACGTTTTACCCTTGATAGTATGTGGTATTTTTCGCCGATCAAAGCTGCAGACGGGATGGTTTTTGGCGGTTTGGCGCTCTTATGTGAAGATAAATATGCTTCACCTATTTATACCAGTTTGCTGATAGCTGTCTCCAAAGGGATTGAACTCAATTTCCACTGGTTTGATATGATGGAGCACTTTACAGATGGAACGGAAGGAATGGGTTTCATGACCATCGACCAATCGGGTAAAGAGGAACGGATTATGACAGTCAGCAAAGAAATCTTTACCATGCTCAAACTCTCCTATGACCCCTATCAGTATCATTATGCAAAACTTGAGCATTTGGTAGATCCGCTGCCTGCCAACAAAGAATTTTGGTCTATTATCCAGGGGAGAAAGCATATCAGCGACAGGATTGTATCATTTTCCTGTCGCGGGAAAATCGCTGAAGCCTGTATCAGTACATCGAAATATATTGCCCCGGATATTCACACTGACGCTATGGTTGTAGTGTTCAGTTCACTGGGGAGAATTCAGAAGCTTGCCTCAAAGCAGACTGGAAGTGTAGCCAGATATACCTTTCAGACTGTAATCGGTCAGGATAAGGGGTTTCTCGAAACCGTTGAGATGGCTCAAAGAGCAGCGGAATCCAATAGTAATATCCTGCTGCTGGGAGAAAGCGGAACAGGGAAGGATGTCCTGAGCCAGGCCATTCATAATCAAAGTTATCGCCGGAAGGGGCCTTTTGTCGCAATCAACTGTGCTTCTTTTTCCAGAGATTTGATTGCCAGCGAACTGTTTGGCTATGAAGAGGGGGCTTTTACCGGCGCCAGGCGAGGCGGCAGTCTGGGCAAATTTGAGTTGGCCAACAACGGAACACTATTTCTTGATGAAATTGGAGATATGCCCCTTGATCTTCAGGCGGTTCTGCTTCGTACATTGGAAGAACGGAGTATTATGAGGGTAGGTGGATCGAAAATGATTGATGTAAACGTTCGAATTATTGCTGCTACCAATAAGAATCTGCAGGAAAAAATAAAGAAAGGGCTATTTCGTGAGGATTTATTTTATCGTCTGGGTGTGGTGCGAATTACCATTCCGCCATTACGTCAAAGGGGTGCTGATGTAGTTTTGCTGGCACAGCAGCTGAGTAAAAATATTTGTCAACGTCAGGGAAGGCTGCCAATTAATCTGACTAATGACGCTATTGTTTTTCTTCAGGAATATCAGTGGCCTGGTAATATTAGAGAGCTGAGAAATCTGCTGGAAGGAATTATCAGTACGCAAAATAGTGACGTAATCAATGCAGATCAGATTATTCGTTTTTTGAATTTCGAGAATGAAGATAGTGATAGTGTACCGACAAGTGGATATCAGCCAGAAAAACTGAGGATTATCGAAGCCCTTGAAGCAAACAGAGGCAATCGCAGTAAAGCGGCTGATGCTATCGGGATGTCTCGCAGTACATTTTATAGACGACTACGAGAGTATGAGCTTATTAAGTGA
- a CDS encoding diguanylate cyclase, whose protein sequence is MRSDERVTLEAIIEEKRRAQQADCYDDGIIALTEKLELANNVLEAVLETSHDFMVFGLDTRYRYLSFNNRHREVMKSQSGETIEIGSKILDLMDSFEEREALKAFCDRALAGEQFVSVEEYKDKGETYVLGKNYWAPIRDKSKQVIGVICFIQDVSEKREALKRMLAEGSESDKTESISFRDQLTGIYNKKFYESEIRRLDNSNQYPLSIILVEVNGLFEVKSRFGHAVGDDFIKKAAYILDNGCRGDDVVARYSETQFVIIMPKTEGARVERAIERIRRMLEEVKIKSIKMSVSFGFGTKYEDDESIKDIFSQAERFLERQKELL, encoded by the coding sequence GTGAGAAGTGATGAGAGAGTAACGCTTGAAGCAATTATTGAAGAGAAACGCCGGGCGCAACAGGCAGATTGTTATGATGATGGGATTATTGCCCTGACAGAAAAACTGGAACTGGCAAATAACGTATTGGAAGCAGTACTTGAAACCAGTCATGATTTTATGGTTTTTGGACTTGATACACGTTATCGATATTTGAGTTTCAATAATCGCCATCGTGAAGTTATGAAAAGTCAAAGTGGTGAAACCATTGAAATTGGGTCGAAAATTCTTGATTTGATGGATAGTTTCGAAGAGCGTGAGGCGCTTAAGGCGTTTTGTGACCGCGCTTTGGCTGGTGAACAGTTTGTTTCTGTTGAAGAATATAAAGATAAGGGTGAAACCTATGTATTAGGAAAGAATTACTGGGCGCCTATCAGAGATAAAAGCAAGCAGGTTATTGGCGTAATCTGCTTTATTCAGGATGTATCTGAAAAAAGAGAAGCTTTAAAACGGATGCTGGCAGAAGGTTCAGAAAGTGATAAGACTGAATCTATTAGTTTCAGGGATCAGCTTACCGGCATTTACAACAAAAAATTCTATGAATCGGAAATCAGGAGACTTGATAATTCAAATCAATATCCACTTTCCATTATTCTGGTTGAAGTCAATGGCTTATTCGAGGTAAAAAGCCGTTTCGGTCATGCTGTTGGGGATGATTTTATTAAAAAGGCTGCCTATATTCTGGATAATGGCTGTCGCGGCGATGATGTGGTAGCTCGTTACAGCGAAACACAGTTTGTAATTATAATGCCTAAAACTGAAGGAGCCAGGGTTGAACGGGCCATTGAGCGAATTCGTAGAATGCTGGAAGAAGTTAAGATTAAATCTATTAAAATGTCGGTCAGCTTTGGGTTTGGTACAAAATATGAGGATGATGAATCAATTAAGGATATTTTTAGTCAGGCTGAGCGTTTTCTGGAACGACAAAAAGAGTTGCTTTAA
- a CDS encoding diguanylate cyclase: MNGNDLILKETESEMAYLAALLENSGELIMFALDLQGKYLFLNRRYQQLVFENGGVEIKTGDDYLEHFQDERKRQEANKLLKLILKGETISQAMACEPKNDKPATDWSNRWRPIRNENNEIYGVLCIGIDETEKNAARKKLFEEREKFKVSEMLGYHDQMTGLYNRRFLEDQMERIDQEKNLPISILMADINGLELINDSFGREIGGECIMKTADILVKNCAKEDYVVRYGNDEFVILLPETDRETVKALIKRIQDVLNSEKIRDTIEISVSFGYDTKEKVDENINNTLKNAEDLMYREKLKMGTSMKSETIKRVLEMLFNHNEGEKEHSIEVGEVSGKIAGLISDDQAFINQTIRAGELHDIGKITVDEKSLNKLKTLENSDWTDIRRHPERGYRLLSLVDEYKELAQIVYEHQERWDGKGYPNGLKGEEIMLQARIVAIAEAYEAMKHKLASKEQVLEELKSCAGSQFDPSLIKAFLTVLE; encoded by the coding sequence ATGAACGGTAATGATTTAATTTTAAAAGAAACGGAATCGGAAATGGCGTATCTTGCTGCGCTTCTTGAAAATTCCGGTGAGCTGATTATGTTCGCCCTGGATCTTCAGGGAAAGTATCTTTTTTTAAACAGAAGGTATCAGCAACTGGTATTTGAAAACGGGGGAGTTGAGATTAAAACCGGAGATGATTATCTTGAACATTTTCAGGATGAAAGAAAGCGTCAAGAAGCCAATAAACTGCTGAAGCTTATTTTAAAAGGAGAAACCATCAGTCAGGCAATGGCTTGTGAACCAAAGAATGATAAACCTGCAACAGACTGGTCTAATCGATGGCGACCGATTCGCAATGAGAACAATGAGATCTATGGTGTTCTTTGCATTGGGATTGATGAAACGGAGAAAAATGCTGCCAGAAAAAAACTTTTTGAAGAACGGGAAAAGTTTAAAGTTTCGGAAATGCTGGGCTATCATGACCAAATGACTGGTTTATATAACAGGCGGTTTTTAGAAGATCAGATGGAACGAATTGATCAGGAAAAAAACCTGCCAATTTCAATTCTGATGGCTGATATTAATGGGCTGGAGCTGATTAATGATTCCTTTGGCCGGGAAATCGGAGGTGAGTGTATTATGAAAACCGCCGATATTTTAGTCAAAAACTGTGCGAAAGAAGACTATGTTGTTCGCTATGGGAATGATGAGTTTGTGATTCTGCTGCCGGAAACTGATCGGGAAACCGTGAAAGCTCTAATTAAAAGAATACAGGATGTATTAAATTCGGAGAAAATCAGGGATACAATTGAAATTTCGGTTTCTTTTGGCTATGATACCAAAGAAAAAGTTGATGAAAACATTAATAATACTTTGAAAAATGCAGAAGACCTGATGTATCGGGAAAAGCTTAAAATGGGAACTTCGATGAAGAGTGAAACCATCAAACGGGTTCTGGAAATGCTCTTCAACCATAATGAAGGCGAAAAGGAGCATTCCATTGAGGTTGGCGAGGTTAGTGGAAAAATTGCCGGATTAATTTCTGATGATCAGGCCTTTATTAATCAGACTATTCGCGCTGGGGAACTGCACGATATTGGGAAAATAACTGTCGACGAGAAAAGTCTTAACAAGCTTAAGACCCTTGAAAACAGCGATTGGACTGATATCAGACGCCATCCGGAGCGCGGGTACAGGCTGTTAAGTTTAGTTGACGAGTATAAGGAACTTGCCCAGATCGTTTATGAACATCAGGAAAGATGGGATGGGAAGGGCTATCCTAATGGTTTGAAAGGCGAAGAAATTATGTTGCAGGCTAGAATTGTAGCGATTGCCGAAGCGTACGAAGCGATGAAGCATAAATTAGCAAGTAAAGAACAGGTTCTTGAGGAATTAAAGTCTTGTGCTGGGAGTCAGTTCGACCCCAGTCTGATCAAAGCATTCTTAACAGTGCTGGAATAA
- a CDS encoding iron-sulfur cluster carrier protein MrpORP: MSEACEQSCSSCSEECSDRKEKNDFLEQPHELSRIKKVIGVVSGKGGVGKSLVTSLMAVTMSRRGYNTAILDADITGPSIPKSFGIKDKARSSELGVYPNTSKTGIDIMSINLLLENDTDPVIWRGPIIGNTVKQFWTDVIWGDIDYMFIDMPPGTGDVPLTVFQSIPVDGIIIVTSPQELVSMIVAKAVKMAEMMKIPVLGLVENMSFFKCPDCGKRHSIFGDSHVEEVANQYGVDVVAKMPIDPKLAAACDKGLIELTDINWLDELANKLELDEEKKESKGEQKMKIAVASDNGKVTGHFGHCESFVIFDAEGKTIVKSEAVPNPGHKPGFLPNFLNDMGVNVIISGGMGGGAVDIFNEKGIEVVIGVQGEAADSAALYLDGKLESTGSICHEHEHHDDCGEH, from the coding sequence ATGAGTGAAGCATGTGAACAAAGTTGTAGCAGCTGCAGTGAAGAATGCAGCGATCGAAAAGAAAAAAATGATTTTCTGGAACAGCCCCATGAATTGAGCCGGATAAAAAAAGTTATCGGCGTCGTCAGTGGCAAAGGTGGGGTAGGAAAATCCCTTGTGACTTCTTTAATGGCGGTCACTATGAGTCGAAGAGGATATAATACGGCGATTCTCGATGCGGATATTACAGGGCCTTCGATTCCCAAATCTTTTGGGATTAAAGACAAAGCAAGATCCAGTGAACTTGGGGTTTATCCCAACACCAGTAAAACTGGGATTGATATCATGTCCATCAATTTACTGCTGGAGAATGACACGGATCCGGTCATCTGGCGTGGTCCGATTATTGGCAATACCGTTAAACAGTTCTGGACCGATGTGATCTGGGGGGATATTGATTATATGTTTATCGATATGCCGCCTGGCACTGGAGATGTTCCCCTGACTGTCTTTCAGTCGATTCCCGTAGATGGGATTATTATTGTTACTTCGCCCCAGGAACTGGTTTCAATGATTGTTGCTAAAGCAGTTAAAATGGCGGAGATGATGAAAATTCCAGTTCTTGGACTAGTTGAAAATATGTCCTTTTTCAAATGTCCGGATTGCGGTAAAAGACATTCAATTTTTGGGGACAGTCATGTTGAAGAGGTAGCGAACCAATATGGTGTGGATGTAGTGGCGAAAATGCCGATCGATCCTAAGCTTGCTGCTGCCTGTGATAAAGGTCTGATCGAACTGACTGATATTAACTGGCTGGATGAGCTGGCCAATAAGCTGGAGTTAGATGAAGAAAAAAAAGAAAGCAAAGGAGAACAGAAAATGAAGATTGCCGTTGCAAGTGATAATGGAAAAGTAACTGGTCATTTTGGCCATTGTGAAAGCTTTGTGATTTTCGATGCAGAAGGTAAAACTATTGTGAAATCAGAAGCAGTCCCAAACCCCGGACATAAACCTGGATTTTTGCCTAATTTCTTAAATGATATGGGTGTTAATGTCATTATTTCCGGCGGCATGGGCGGTGGCGCTGTGGATATTTTCAACGAAAAAGGTATTGAAGTTGTCATTGGTGTTCAGGGCGAAGCGGCTGATTCAGCAGCACTTTATCTTGACGGAAAACTTGAATCAACCGGTTCTATCTGTCATGAACATGAACATCATGACGATTGTGGCGAACACTAG
- a CDS encoding ATP-binding protein: MKQLLVLSGKGGTGKTTVASAFIRLSKALAYADCDVDAPNLHLIMENEGQKKETDFYGMGKALIAQDICIKCGACKFLCRFDSVIEKDGFTIDPYACEGCGVCEAFCPAKAISMNQRVDGDLILYTGDAVFSTAKLKMGSGTTGLLVTEVKKQMRAALKKDVDLAIIDGSPGIGCPVIASLSGVDLVLIVTEPSISGISDLERIVKTARVFHTKTVVCVNKADTSPENTEKIKDYCRQEELSFMGEIPYDQCAVQAVNDGKTVVDKECPAGFAVRDVFNQTLKVLYQKN, translated from the coding sequence ATGAAACAGTTGCTGGTGCTTAGCGGTAAGGGCGGAACCGGGAAAACGACAGTTGCCAGTGCTTTTATTCGCTTATCAAAAGCTTTGGCTTATGCCGATTGTGATGTTGATGCCCCCAATCTTCATTTGATTATGGAAAATGAAGGTCAAAAAAAAGAGACCGACTTCTATGGGATGGGAAAAGCATTAATTGCTCAGGACATCTGTATAAAATGCGGCGCCTGCAAATTCCTTTGCCGGTTTGATTCGGTGATTGAAAAGGATGGCTTTACGATTGATCCCTATGCCTGTGAAGGTTGCGGAGTTTGTGAGGCATTTTGTCCAGCTAAAGCTATTTCCATGAATCAGCGGGTTGACGGGGATCTGATTCTATATACTGGGGATGCGGTCTTTTCGACAGCTAAACTTAAGATGGGTAGTGGGACAACGGGCCTTTTAGTAACGGAGGTCAAGAAACAAATGCGTGCAGCCCTGAAGAAGGATGTGGATTTGGCAATTATTGATGGGTCGCCGGGGATTGGCTGTCCGGTGATTGCCTCGCTAAGCGGGGTAGACCTGGTTTTGATTGTCACTGAACCTTCAATTTCAGGGATTAGTGATCTGGAAAGAATCGTTAAAACAGCCCGAGTTTTTCATACTAAAACAGTGGTTTGTGTTAACAAGGCTGATACCAGTCCAGAGAATACTGAAAAAATAAAGGACTATTGCAGGCAGGAAGAACTTTCATTTATGGGCGAAATTCCCTATGACCAGTGTGCAGTTCAGGCTGTCAATGACGGTAAAACCGTTGTTGATAAGGAATGTCCAGCCGGTTTTGCTGTTAGAGATGTTTTTAATCAGACACTTAAGGTACTCTATCAAAAAAATTGA
- a CDS encoding ATP-binding protein — protein MKIAVLSGKGGTGKTLVSTNLAAMAGSAAYLDCDVEEPNGHLFFKPQSVISTDVTVKIPVVDEDLCKGCRVCVDFCKFNALASIVNKLIVFDEICHSCGGCIILCPQKALTEKDKVIGKIKAGVSEQVKVFSGILNTGEASGTPIIKALLEQVKDSDETVLIDCPPGSACIVMESIRDADFCVLVAEPTLFGLHNMQMVYELVKLFNKPHGIIINKCLEDDNPIEKFARLSRIPILGQIPFNRSLGKMASNGEIVARVDSRYQKMFQEFLGKIKEAIDHETVAGA, from the coding sequence GTGAAAATAGCAGTCCTTAGCGGCAAAGGTGGAACGGGAAAAACCCTTGTTTCGACCAATCTCGCTGCTATGGCAGGGTCTGCCGCTTACCTCGATTGTGATGTTGAGGAGCCAAATGGCCATCTCTTTTTCAAACCACAGTCTGTTATAAGTACAGATGTTACAGTAAAAATTCCGGTAGTCGATGAAGATTTATGCAAGGGCTGCCGGGTCTGTGTTGATTTTTGCAAATTCAATGCCCTCGCATCAATTGTCAACAAGCTAATTGTTTTTGACGAGATTTGTCACTCCTGCGGCGGCTGTATAATACTTTGTCCTCAAAAAGCTTTGACCGAAAAAGACAAAGTCATTGGAAAAATAAAAGCTGGGGTTTCTGAACAGGTCAAAGTCTTTTCAGGTATATTGAATACCGGGGAAGCTTCAGGAACACCGATTATAAAAGCGCTTCTTGAGCAGGTAAAAGACAGTGATGAAACAGTCCTGATTGACTGTCCGCCAGGCAGTGCATGTATCGTGATGGAAAGTATTCGTGATGCGGACTTCTGTGTCCTGGTTGCTGAGCCGACCCTATTTGGACTTCATAATATGCAGATGGTCTATGAACTGGTGAAATTATTTAATAAACCCCATGGGATTATCATCAACAAGTGTCTTGAAGATGACAATCCCATCGAAAAGTTTGCCCGTCTAAGCCGGATTCCGATTCTGGGTCAGATCCCTTTTAACCGATCTCTGGGGAAAATGGCTTCAAACGGTGAGATTGTGGCCAGGGTGGATAGTCGATATCAAAAAATGTTTCAGGAGTTTCTGGGGAAAATAAAGGAGGCGATTGATCATGAAACAGTTGCTGGTGCTTAG
- a CDS encoding BMC domain protein, with protein MKIELINGISSGTKEILARKVGDRKVAERVLEDEFTAVGLCQGTVIEVIVSSDIAEKTSEVIVSEIHGLCPQHITTLGVFGDITAVEAALSAIERRMNK; from the coding sequence ATGAAAATTGAACTGATCAATGGTATTTCTAGTGGAACAAAAGAAATTCTTGCCCGAAAAGTGGGAGATCGAAAAGTGGCCGAGCGTGTTCTTGAAGATGAATTTACGGCAGTTGGTCTATGTCAGGGAACGGTGATTGAAGTGATTGTCAGTAGTGATATTGCTGAAAAAACGTCGGAAGTGATAGTGTCAGAAATCCACGGACTCTGTCCCCAGCATATTACAACGCTAGGTGTTTTTGGCGATATTACCGCTGTAGAAGCGGCGCTTTCAGCGATTGAAAGAAGGATGAACAAGTGA
- a CDS encoding NifB/NifX family molybdenum-iron cluster-binding protein — MKIAIPVDENTIDTEVCMSFGRAPYFYIYDTQEKQGDFLANEAATAQGGAGIKAAQIIVDTGANVLITPRCGENAADVFKQAEIKLYKNKNESIEDNVKAYQGGSLEELTNIHPGFHGHGGN; from the coding sequence ATGAAAATTGCAATACCAGTAGATGAAAACACAATCGATACAGAAGTTTGTATGTCTTTTGGACGGGCCCCCTATTTTTATATTTATGATACCCAGGAAAAACAGGGAGACTTCTTAGCCAATGAGGCAGCGACTGCCCAGGGCGGTGCTGGAATTAAGGCAGCTCAGATTATTGTTGATACTGGTGCAAATGTTCTGATTACGCCCAGATGTGGTGAGAATGCGGCAGATGTATTCAAACAGGCAGAGATAAAATTATATAAAAACAAAAATGAATCGATAGAAGATAATGTTAAAGCGTATCAGGGTGGAAGTTTAGAAGAACTGACAAATATCCATCCAGGATTTCATGGACATGGGGGAAACTAA
- a CDS encoding DUF134 domain-containing protein: MPRPVKRRKVCCLPETNLFGPLNSRGSENDVIVMTVEEYETIRLIDHEGLMQEECAQSMNVARTTVQRIYNEARKKIADAIVNGSVIKIEGGNYKLCDDALENEQTGCGRCRRHRQSIG, translated from the coding sequence ATGCCAAGACCAGTAAAAAGAAGAAAAGTATGCTGTTTGCCGGAAACAAACCTTTTTGGACCTTTAAACAGTCGAGGATCTGAGAATGATGTGATTGTAATGACTGTTGAAGAATATGAAACCATTCGCCTGATCGATCACGAAGGCTTGATGCAGGAGGAGTGTGCTCAAAGCATGAACGTCGCACGGACGACAGTCCAGCGGATTTATAATGAGGCCAGAAAAAAAATAGCCGATGCCATTGTAAATGGTTCGGTGATTAAAATTGAAGGTGGGAATTATAAGCTTTGCGATGATGCATTGGAAAATGAACAGACCGGCTGTGGACGGTGTCGCAGACATCGCCAGTCAATAGGATAA
- a CDS encoding CDGSH iron-sulfur domain-containing protein: MSEQKIIILPDGPYLVYGQILLSEKIIKKGKEGYILEEGRELPQQENVALCRCGHSKNPPFCDGEHDNCGFDGQETASNDDFNDRAERIEGPDLILMDDHRCALARFCHRKSGSAWELVKKSDDAFLKKEAILASLECPAGRLVPLEKNGEGMEENVEPEITILQDPEKKVSGGIFVRGRIEIISASGKSYEIRDRVTLCRCGKSENKPFCDAKHIEVHYCDSEKKFRIDY; this comes from the coding sequence ATGTCAGAACAAAAAATAATAATTTTACCGGATGGTCCATATCTGGTTTATGGACAGATTTTACTTAGTGAAAAAATTATTAAAAAAGGAAAGGAGGGATATATCCTGGAGGAAGGTCGGGAACTCCCGCAACAGGAAAATGTGGCTCTATGTCGATGTGGACATTCTAAAAATCCGCCTTTTTGTGATGGTGAACACGACAACTGCGGGTTTGATGGTCAGGAAACTGCAAGCAATGACGATTTTAATGATCGGGCTGAGAGAATTGAAGGACCGGACCTGATTTTAATGGATGATCACCGCTGCGCTTTGGCCCGGTTTTGCCATCGAAAAAGTGGTAGTGCCTGGGAACTGGTGAAAAAGTCAGATGATGCTTTTTTAAAAAAGGAAGCAATTTTGGCATCGCTTGAGTGTCCAGCCGGACGTCTTGTGCCGCTTGAGAAAAATGGAGAAGGCATGGAAGAAAATGTGGAGCCTGAAATAACTATTCTTCAGGACCCAGAGAAGAAAGTCAGTGGTGGGATTTTTGTCAGAGGCCGGATTGAGATTATATCGGCTTCAGGAAAAAGTTACGAAATAAGAGATCGTGTCACCTTGTGTCGATGCGGGAAATCCGAAAATAAACCATTTTGTGATGCGAAACATATTGAGGTGCATTATTGTGACAGCGAAAAAAAGTTTAGGATTGATTATTGA
- a CDS encoding family 1 encapsulin nanocompartment shell protein, with amino-acid sequence MLKREMAPLTQLAWSEIDGRAEEVLKSRLTARKAVKVEGPKGLDFTSISEGRLNLTDDTDEMVKTGVFSVKPLTEVRVSFSVNRWEMDNLTRGAKDIDLSNLEEAVKKIAEFEEKAVYYGYEPGFIDGLDGAGGNKKISFGKKDSEIMEAISKGIIILKEKFEAGPFVLIVGEEAYNRLNTSSQGYPLIKRIESLIGGKILLSTVLEGAFLIPYDNGNLELTIGQDYAIGFESYDAKNINLFITESFTFRILDENIILSYTL; translated from the coding sequence ATGTTAAAGAGAGAAATGGCACCCTTAACCCAGCTGGCATGGAGTGAAATTGATGGTCGGGCAGAGGAAGTGTTGAAAAGTCGTTTAACTGCAAGAAAGGCTGTTAAGGTTGAGGGGCCCAAAGGTCTGGATTTTACAAGTATTTCTGAAGGTCGTCTGAATTTAACAGATGATACAGATGAGATGGTTAAAACAGGAGTATTCTCAGTTAAGCCCTTAACAGAAGTTCGCGTATCCTTTAGTGTAAATCGTTGGGAAATGGATAATTTAACTCGTGGTGCTAAAGATATAGATCTATCAAACCTCGAAGAAGCGGTTAAAAAAATTGCGGAGTTTGAAGAAAAAGCGGTTTACTATGGCTATGAACCTGGTTTCATCGATGGATTAGATGGCGCAGGGGGAAATAAAAAAATTTCTTTTGGTAAAAAAGATTCAGAAATAATGGAAGCAATCTCAAAAGGAATCATAATCCTGAAAGAAAAATTTGAAGCCGGACCCTTTGTTTTGATTGTTGGTGAGGAAGCATATAATCGTCTAAACACGAGTTCACAAGGTTATCCACTTATAAAAAGGATTGAATCCCTGATCGGCGGAAAGATTCTTTTGAGCACTGTTTTAGAAGGTGCTTTCTTGATTCCTTACGACAATGGGAATCTTGAATTAACCATTGGCCAGGATTATGCAATCGGTTTTGAATCTTATGATGCGAAAAATATCAATTTGTTTATTACCGAAAGTTTTACTTTCCGTATTCTGGATGAAAATATTATCCTTTCCTACACCCTTTAA
- a CDS encoding ferritin-like domain-containing protein has protein sequence MAQYHEPVEQLDEKTMNITRAINSLKEELEAVDWYNQRVAATNDPELKGIMAHNRDEEIEHACMTIEWLRRNMDKWDNELRTYLFIEGSILEAEDGEDAGSELSAGLTIGDLK, from the coding sequence ATGGCACAGTATCATGAACCGGTTGAACAATTGGATGAAAAGACGATGAATATCACGCGGGCAATTAACAGCCTCAAGGAAGAACTGGAAGCTGTTGATTGGTATAATCAGCGTGTTGCCGCGACAAATGATCCCGAACTGAAAGGGATTATGGCGCATAATCGTGATGAAGAAATTGAGCACGCCTGCATGACGATTGAATGGCTTCGACGTAATATGGATAAATGGGATAATGAGTTGAGAACTTATCTTTTTATAGAGGGTTCTATTCTGGAAGCAGAAGATGGTGAAGATGCGGGCTCTGAGCTGTCAGCTGGTCTAACTATTGGTGATTTAAAATAG
- a CDS encoding cupin domain-containing protein — translation MNLYELPFLPLKEEKLDILFKDQSIRVERIISTGQNSDWYDQDENELVFLLEGEAKLEFDNSRIEVMRKGDFLEIKAHEKHRVVYTSTSPPCIWLCIFRESMSHAVYKE, via the coding sequence ATGAATTTGTATGAATTGCCATTTTTGCCTTTAAAAGAAGAGAAACTTGATATTCTTTTTAAAGACCAATCAATCCGGGTGGAACGTATTATCAGTACCGGCCAGAACAGTGACTGGTATGATCAGGACGAAAATGAACTAGTGTTTCTTTTAGAGGGGGAAGCAAAACTGGAGTTTGACAATAGTCGGATTGAAGTAATGAGAAAAGGCGATTTTCTGGAAATAAAAGCTCACGAAAAACATCGTGTAGTCTATACATCGACCTCTCCGCCTTGTATCTGGCTGTGTATTTTTCGCGAATCAATGAGCCATGCAGTATACAAAGAATAA